The proteins below are encoded in one region of Ricinus communis isolate WT05 ecotype wild-type chromosome 6, ASM1957865v1, whole genome shotgun sequence:
- the LOC8262311 gene encoding adenylyl-sulfate kinase 3 produces MNAIGVKSLPGFASLRDGNPACNVKSRNVLPIKAIASGSQQQTVKMNVATTNGNVNTLIPNVPPLEKPSAANGHAEKSQSSLSQIGNSTNIKWHECTVDKNDRQKLLKQKGCVIWITGLSGSGKSTVACALSQMLYQRGKLTYILDGDNLRHGLNNDLSFKAEDRAENIRRVGEVGKLFADAGVICIACLISPYRKDRDACRKILPNGDFIEVFMDIPLQVCESRDPKGLYKLARAGKIKGFTGIDDPYEPPLNCEISLKLNNGENASPCEMAEEVISYMEENGYLQA; encoded by the exons ATGAATGCAATTGGGGTCAAATCTTTGCCTGGATTTGCAAGCTTGCGTGATGGAAATCCTGCATGTAACGTGAAATCAAGAAATGTTCTGCCAATCAAGGCAATAGCTTCTGGGTCGCAGCAGCAGACGGTGAAGATGAATGTGGCCACCACTAATGGCAATGTTAATACCCTTATTCCAAATGTTCCCCCTCTAGAAAAACCCAGTGCAGCAAATGGACATGCAG AGAAAAGCCAGAGCTCGTTGTCTCAAATTGGaaattcaacaaatataaaatggCATGAATGTACAGTTGACAAAAATGATAGGCAGAAATTGCTCAAACAAAAAGGTTGTGTCATATGGATCACAGGCCTCAGTGGTTCAG GAAAAAGCACAGTAGCATGTGCTTTGAGTCAAATGTTATACCAAAGAGGAAAACTGACTTACATTCTTGATGGTGACAATCTTAGACATGGCCTAAACAATGACCTCAGTTTTAAAGCAGAAGACCGTGCAGAAAACATCAGACGAGTTG GGGAAGTGGGGAAGCTGTTTGCAGATGCTGGAGTTATTTGCATTGCGTGCCTGATTTCTCCTTACAGAAAGGACCGAGATGCCTGTCGCAAAATATTACCAAACGGAGATTTTATTGAGGTGTTTATGGATATTCCACTTCAGGTTTGTGAATCAAGAGATCCAAAGGGCCTGTATAAGCTTGCTCGTGCAGGGAAGATcaaag GCTTTACTGGCATCGATGATCCTTATGAACCACCACTGAATTGTGAG ATTTCATTGAAACTTAACAATGGAGAAAATGCTTCCCCTTGCGAGATGGCTGAAGAAGTGATTTCTTACATGGAAGAAAATGGGTATCTTCAAGCATAA
- the LOC8262283 gene encoding endo-1,4-beta-xylanase 5-like has product MKIEEQNNMVQLPGTLLFNFTEINANALPYDYTASIECLTSPHEPQYHGGIVTNPELNDGLKGWSTFGNAKIEHRELGGNKFIVAHTRANPYDSVSQNLYLRKNRLYTFSAWIQVSEGSVPVIGVFKTKKGFKHAGAVAAQSNCWSMLKGGLTVGTSGPAQLYFESKNTSVEIWVDSISLQPFTVEQWKSHQDQSIEKTRKAKVKIQAADKQGNPLSNAKISIEQKKAGFPFGCAINKNILSNPAYQNWFTSRFKFTVFEDEMKWYSTEQTYGNVDYSIPDAMIQFAKQNNISVRGHNVFWDDPKYQPGWLNSLSPSDFKRASMRRLKSIMLRYKGKVIAWDVVNENMHFSFFESKLGQNASAVLYKMAQKVDGNATLFLNEFNTIEDSRDDASSRTKYLKTLKEIKGYPGNENLKLGIGLESHFNTPNLPYMRASIDILAAANLPIWLTEVDVESSPNQAQYLEEVLREAHGHPKVTGIILWSAWKPEGCYRMCLTDHNFKNLPTGDVVDKLMGEWFGIESSSGMADANGFFEISLSHGEYLVKIHHQASNSSFDQMIVLASSDDKKLPCDNASSSFNM; this is encoded by the exons atgaagattgAAGAACAGAACAATATGGTTCAGCTGCCA GGTacattactttttaattttacagaGATTAATGCTAATGCTTTACCCTATGATTACACGGCTTCAATTGAG TGCTTGACAAGCCCTCATGAACCTCAATATCATGGAGGAATAGTTACTAATCCAGAATTGAATGATGGACTGAAGGGATGGTCTACATTTGGAAATGCAAAAATAGAGCACAGAGAATTGGGAGGCAACAAATTCATTGTTGCTCATACCAGAGCTAATCCATATGACAGTGTCTCTCAAAATCTTTATTTGCGGAAGAACAGGCTCTACACTTTTTCTG CTTGGATACAAGTTAGTGAAGGAAGTGTTCCAGTAATTGGagttttcaaaacaaaaaaagggtTCAAACATGCTGGTGCTGTTGCTGCTCAGTCCAATTGCTGGTCCATGCTTAAAGGTGGCCTCACTGTAGGTACCTCAGGCCCTGCTCAACTCTATTTTGAG AGTAAGAACACATCAGTTGAGATATGGGTGGATAGCATCTCATTACAACCCTTCACTGTAGAACAATGGAAATCTCATCAAGATCAAAGCATTGAAAAG ACTCGCAAGGCAAAGGTGAAAATCCAAGCTGCAGATAAGCAAGGAAATCCTTTATCCAACGCTAAAATCTCTATAGAACAAAAGAAAGCAGGCTTTCCATTTGGCTGTGCTATAAACAAGAATATCCTGTCCAATCCTGCCTATCAAAACTGGTTCACTTCAAGATTCAAATTTACAGTATTCGAGGATGAGATGAAGTGGTATAGTACTGAACAAACCTATGGAAATGTAGATTATTCCATTCCTGACGCCATGATTCAATTTGCTAAGCAAAACAACATATCAGTCCGCGGCCACAATGTTTTCTGGGATGATCCTAAGTATCAACCAGGATGGTTGAATTCGCTTTCGCCAAGCGATTTTAAGAGGGCTTCCATGCGTAGACTAAAATCCATTATGTTGAGATACAAAGGCAAAGTTATTGCTTGGGATGTTGTCAACGAGAACATGCATTTTAGTTTCTTTGAGAGTAAGTTAGGTCAAAATGCTTCTGCAGTTCTTTATAAGATGGCTCAAAAAGTTGATGGCAATGCTACGTTGTTTTTGAATGAGTTTAATACTATTGAAGATAGCAGGGATGATGCTTCTTCGCGGACAAAGTACCTAAAAACACTGAAAGAAATCAAGGGGTATCCtggaaatgaaaatttaaagttaGGAATTGGACTTGAGTCACATTTCAACACTCCAAATCTTCCTTACATGAGAGCTTCTATTGATATTCTTGCTGCAGCAAATTTGCCTATTTGGCTCACAGAAGTAGATGTCGAAAGCAGCCCTAATCAG GCACAGTACTTGGAGGAGGTTCTTAGGGAGGCACACGGTCATCCGAAAGTCACCGGAATTATACTATGGTCGGCATGGAAACCAGAAGGATGTTATAGGATGTGTCTAACAGATCACAATTTCAAGAACTTGCCAACCGGTGATGTTGTAGACAAGCTAATGGGTGAATGGTTTGGGATTGAGTCCTCATCTGGCATGGCAGATGCCAATGGCTTCTTTGAGATTTCCCTATCTCATGGAGAGTACCTTGTGAAGATACATCACCAAGCTTCGAATTCTTCCTTTGATCAAATGATTGTATTGGCCTCAAGTGATGATAAAAAATTACCATGTGATAATGCATCATCGAGCTTTAACATGTAA